The DNA segment GTTGCTCTGACAGCCTACAGTTTTCTCAATCCCCACTAGATCACCAGCTCCCAACTCAACCCTCTTCAGATCTAATCTGTTTTCTCAAAGACTAATTTACAGTGACAAGGTGGCTGCCTTAGCCGACAGCCCTCCTGCCTCCATGAAAAACTGAAGGTGTAATTGAGAAGGAATATCTAGTTAATAAATTCATGTATGTAACAAATGTCTTTTTGTGTGATTCAGGTGGATGTAGGGGATACTCTGGGCGGGGAGAGAGACCCAAACCCAAACCGTGACCTCCAGCTTCAGAAAGCATCCAATCAGAGAATTGTGAATAAAATCGTGACTGTGAAAAGGGCTATCGAAGACGGTGCGTGTGTGTTGACAGTGTAAAGGCGGACATGACCTAGTCCACAGTGGGAGAAGGGCTGGTAAGAGGGCTGCCCTAACAACCCCTTCTACTCAccgttcttttctctttttgtcagaATGAGGGCATCCCGGGATCCCAGGCTGTTTCACTGCCCCTTTTCAGTccgctgtgtggccttggccctcattttttttttttttaatgtaaacatgaaAGGCTGTTCTGTAGTCCCTTCTAACTGCAacgttcttctttctttttttccatcttaagGGGGACATACGCGGTCACTGCCAGCAGCGTCGTctcgtccatctgtccatctctTCAACACGATTGTTGAGCAACTATTacaggccaggcactgtgctgggggaAGGACACACACAGTGACCTATGAAACATCATGCTGCTTGCCCTCATGAGCGTGTTCAGGCCTTGAGTGCCAGTCTGGGTTCATAgagcccttcccttctctctttagCCAAATGGATACATTTAGAATTTAATTGTTGTGGACCCAGCAAAACTGGGAACTCCTGGTGTATACCCTGCAGGGCCTAGGACAATAGTCTGTGTCTTTCAGGTACTTAACACACTCTTGGTGAATCCCTGCTTCTTCAGTGTTGATAACCTTGCTCGCCTTAGGGGCATATGCCCTGAAACGCACAGATGGGACCAGGGACCACTCTTTCAACGTAAGTACCACCATAGCATAATGGCCTTTCACTCTATAGACATTTCTGGAACAGTGGATGCTGTTCTGAATGGATGtagaaatgtacaaataaaatacagttctGGGTACAGAGTAGACATCCAATAAACCCTCACTGATTTAGTGGGGAGGACATTGTCCCACCCTGAGTGGTCCCGTAGTGAGCGACATGGATGAGACAGGCTGATGCTGGTCAGTCTTCAGGGAAATTATGCTTCTTTAGGGCCTTGAGACCGTATCCCAACAGCTATATTATTACTGTATTCAGTGAGGACTTCTAGAAGGGCAAACACAGGAAGCTAGAAACTGAGACGTGATAAAGCCCATTCATTTCTGGCTGGgttgattaggaaaaaaattctggaagctgtgttttaaaataaggGAGGAATGTCAGCAAGGTGACAGTGAGAAATGAAAGAGCTCTCTTTCCAGAGGGGAGTTTCCCCTTCACCTCCGGCTTAATTACCGTGCAGCTGAAACCATAGGAAGTCAAGCAGATGTGAAAAGAAGGTGCCTTCTTGTCTCTAGGAGTCTTGGGGTCTCACCCGTCTGCTTCCCAGCTGTTTGGTAGAGGTGAGGGATAGTCTGCACTGTGGGCAGAGAGGAGCAGAAGATggcctcatcttttttttttttttaatttattttgagagagggagagagagagagggagagagagagagagagaatcccaagcagggctccctgctatcagcgcagagctcgatgtggggctcgatcccaccaaccgtgagatcatgacctgaatcgaaaccaagagtcagatgcttacctgattgagccacccaggtgccccccaagagGAACTTCTGAGGTTCTATGACATTTTGAGAGCCTGCCTTTtagttgaggaaacagaggcatggAAAGCAGGACCTCTTTAAGTGCCAtagctttaaaaatgagttttaattaattaaactgCAAGCTgaaagaaatggggaagaaaCATCTTCTCTTTTTCCACCTTCGCTCTTTGTCTGCACCTGTTGTTCCCAGCTCACAGGGGCGCCTCCACCAGCCCTTGCAACACCGGGGCCTGGGCATCAGGCCAGCCTTTCTTAGATGAAATCCAGGCTGCCAGATCACCCCACCCACCacactcccaccaccccccccccccccccggcctgggGCCCACCCCTCTCCTGGGAGACACAAAGGGCTTCTGTGACTCAGGCTAGAGCTCACgaccctcctctttctttccagcaATGGGGTGAGGCTGTGGGGTGCATCTCGAGGCTGCAACCCTCACCTGACTTGCTGGGTTGCAAACAGCATGGATGTTTCTGTTCCTCAGTGCCTCCGGCCACCACTGAGACCTACGTGCCTATTTCAGTCCTATGTAGACCTTATGCAGAAATGTCAGGGGTCCCTGTTTGgctcaggggagggcaggggtggtcTGGAGAGGAACGGGTATTTACAAAGCACTCGTGATATACGGGGATCAGTGCAGGTTGCTTTGCATATGGATCCTCCTGGTGAACCCAGAAGGAGGTATTCTTAACCCAGAAATTCAGCTAGTGACAGAAATTCAGAGAAGTTACAAAACTAGTTCAAGGTCCTGTAACTATTAGGCAGTTGTAGCAAGACCGAGTCTAGAACTGGCTGATGTCAACccctttgttttttcctgttagGGTTCATTGCTTTGGATTTGAATCGAATGGCTCCGCTTTTACTAGGTCAAGGGCGATGAGAAATGTCTGTGCCTACTGCACTCTGTCTGCCACTCCCAAATATCCTAGCCTGCTGTCACATGCCCCTTCACCTTGGATTGACGTGGTAGTCTGGTGTCAGGGGTCAGGAGACTAGGGCGATGCAGGTGGCAGAACAGAGTTCTAGTTCAGCTTCTGTCACTATCTGGGCCACTGTAAGTGTGTCTTTTCTAGTCTGGAGGACTCAGTTCCTCCACGTCTGAGATCAAGGTGGTTGAGTGCACAGACACCTTGCACAGATTTCTTGACTTCTTGTTTCTTATCTCTAAAACAGAGGTCATGAAATACTACCTAGTCCCTGAGGTTGAGGGGAGGGTGAAGCTAATATGTATAAAGATCTCAAGGGAAAGCGTAAGtgtattgctattattattattcctggaGGTAAAACTTCCCCaaaatctattaatttaaaacaaatatataggaAACAATATACTGAGAATTTAAGCTGTGTGCCTCcactttgaatttttcttctctaatgtttgtcttcgtgtgtgtgtgtgtgtgtgtgtgtgtgtgagataagGAGTGGGGAAAGGTGAAGGTGGACGGtggattttgttcatttctctgtAGTGCTTGCTTGGAACAGACCCCGGCTTAGTAGGCTCTGCTCTAAatgaaaaaggcagaaagaatggGGCAACACGCCATTACCAAGGTAAAACTCCAGGTGACCCGAGGCTAGTtctgtccaataaaaatataatgccaGTCACATTTGTGATGTTCAGTTTTCCAGCAGCCACACTTGAAAATCAAAAAAAGggatggggcgcccgggtgactcagtcggttgagcgtccgacttcagctcaggtgatgatctcacactccgtgggttcaagccccgcgtcgggctctgtgctgacacctcggagcctggagcccgcttcggattctgtgtctccccttctctctgcccctcccctgctcatgctctgtctctctctgtccaaaaataaataaaaacattaaaaaaatttttttaaataaaaaaagagaaaaagtaaaattaatttcagttattttatgtaACTGACGACGTCTAAAATGTTTCAATATACAATccatgtaaaaattattaatgagctATCTTACATTCTTTTGTTCCCATTAAGTCTTTGAAAGGCAGCCTGTATGTTACCACCGATGCCCTGTCACTTCGAACCAGCCACGTTCCAAGTGCTCGGTAGCTACCTGTGCCCCGTGGCCCCCATACTGGACGGTGTAGACCCAAACCCGAGGGAGCTTCTCTCTGCTAAATCAGCCACAACGTGGCTTGCTGCCTGGATACCTGGAGTGGAAGGAGGGAAATCATTCTTCTTGGGAGTCAGGCAGGGGAAGGCCGGCCTCCTTTACACCCCAAATTTGCATGTCTGTGTTCTTGACTTTCATGGAGATCACAGTCTGCCTCCTGACACTTCCCTACAATCCATGGCTCCCGGGCACGTTTACTTTTGCTGAGGTGTGAGCAGCAGCACCTGCATAGCTCTGTGACTCTCTATCCTTGCCATCCTGTCTGCTGCTGTTTCGACATAGTGAAAATGTTctaggtgggggaaaaaaacggAGCTGAGAATAAATCCCGCTTCCAGTTCTGGCCATGAAAGTACATAGGTTCTGAGTAAATTCTTTGAGCTAAGATGGCAGTTTCACAGGAAAAGCTGCCTTTTATAAAAGTGTTCACAGATTAAGGGATTCCAGAGAGTGGCTGTTGTGTGCTCGCTCAGATGCTATTTTAGCCTCCTGGCGGGTGCCCGGGAATTGTATACACTGCAGGGAAGGAGTGTTTTGCACTCTGCAGTGGGCATCGTTGCACCTGACCGCCTGGTATACATCTCTTCTTCGGTAACTGTCCTCCCATTTTCCTTTCAGgaccagccccgcccccccacaacCCAAACTTGaccatcattttctctctcctgagaCCCTGACTTTTTTAGGGGCGTGATGTAAGAATGGAAAACAATTGGGGCCACTGCACTGCGAAGAGAGTGATTTGAGTCTCTTCAGCTTCCTGCCTGGCTCCCATCGTGAGGCCCGGTTGTTCAGTTTTGCCGTCCATTCTCTGAACGGTTCTTCATACTTCCAGTACATTCCATTTACCCCTCTTTCAGGTTATTTCTGTTGCTCTCCACCAAACGCAAACGGATGCCTACTTTGAGCAGCAAGAGGGCTGTGGTCTGGCTCGGGCTCTGGAGCCAAGGGCAGCAAataagtagaaaaggaaaagaagaattaagTAGTCAAACCAGGGGTGGCATCCAGGCGTGGCCAGGGTGGGAGAGGACTCACTGTTTCCTGCGCTTTTTCTCACCCCTTCGCTCACTTCCTTTCTATGATCTCCCTGGGAGATACACTCCCCATGTGCTGCCCTGAGGTGGCAGAGAAAGCCCTTTATCCAGACTCTACGATGCTTTGTGTTCCTAGGAGGGAAGTTGCCAGCCACTGCTGGGCGACATTTCTTTAATCTTCTCCTTTCGAATCTTAGGACTTCTTATTGTTGGAAGGATTGGAAAGGACTCTGAGAGAGCCCCAGAGAGGGGGCCGTGATTGCCTTGCAAGTGTGGGCAGAGCTGAGCTTCCGAAGAGACTTCtgtgtctctttgcccctcacctaCTCATCCGCACCACCTGGGAGCTCCTTAGAAATTCGGaatctctgtccccacccccacccccaccctcaaccTGACCTGCGAACTCGGAATCTGAATTTTCTCTGATTCCAGGTGGTTCTACGCATGTGAAAGTTTCAGAAGCTTTTTAGATAAGCCGGTGTGTTATTGTTCTTCTGTGTTCCTGAAGGAACCAGTAAGTCAATACATCAAGGTCCAGTTTCCAGCCCCTTCTCTTCTTGAAAGCTTCCATTTTGAGTCACTTTTGAAGAGGACCTCGACACATTGTAAAATTCCATCTCTTTGACTTTTCAATAAAAGCCACCTGTGTGTTAGGCCCGAGGACTTTACAGCGAATTAATTACAGACATACTTTCCTGTTGCAAATGGAACAACTTAACATGATCCTAATCACTGAGTTTATTAATCGGTCCCCGCTCCTTTTGACTGACATCCAtgctcagattttatttttcatagcatATTAGGTTAACAAGTGGATTCATCGACTTGTTTCCCGAGAAACAATGGCTGTGCGTGTGTCCGGATGCGatccctctgtccctcacctgtgGATGGCTTCGCTCTGGCTCCAGGACTTTACAATCTAGCTGGAGAGACGAGATCATGCCCAACTCCTACATTTTACAGGCGCGCAAAGCAAGCCATAGAGAGATGTGGGACCTGGCCTAGACTAAAGGGTCAGGAGACTGCCTGCCCAGAGATTCCTCACTCACGCTTCTGCCTGAGCCAGGCTGGTTTACGGTGTTGGTGGAGCTGGGCCACAGGTCGGGGTGAAATGGCTCCAGCTGTAGGAGAGGAGGCATGCAAGGCTTGGACTAGAGCAGGACTGATAGATCAAGGTCACAAAACAGGAGGACTGGCCTTGATGGAATGTAGACGCTGGCCCCTTTCCCTGGTAGAATGCTGCACGGAGACAACTGTCGCCTGTCCCACTTCCGGGACACTGAGCTAAAAGGTAAGAATGGCTGCAGGGCTCAGATGAGGGCGAGATCTCAAGGTCAGACTGATGAGAAGTTCGAGAGGGAGAGTGgcttgggggggggcgggcagaagtGACAAGAGACTCTCTCGAAGAGAAGTAACCTACTTCCCCGCTCTTCAGCCTGGCGAGGTGACTGAGACCGGGGCTCCTGGAGGTTGGCCATTAACACCCTGCTCCACTCGGTTCTTTGCCCAGAGTGCGCCTGGAGAGCGAGCGCCCGGACTGCGGAGGCAGGCGGCGGCTCTCCTCCGGTCTTGAAGGACAGGACCTTTGGGTGACCGGACAGCAGAGCCCCAGGCCACGTCTGACTTGTACCGACTACCCCCAGGGCACACAGAGTCCCCTCCCAGCTGCGGTTTCTGGACCTTCACCTCTTCAGCACAGCCTTGAGTGTTTCTCCAGAACTTCCTGTTTGCCTGCGGCCGCACAGTCGCGCCGGTCCCACCCGGGGTCATCTGGCGCGGCCCAGGGCAAGAGGTGGGGGTCAGCCACGCTCTCCCCACGGTTCCTCTGGGTTCtctccacccacacacacatgggTCCTGTGGGACCACTCCCGTAGCACCCTGAGGCCAGTGAGGCAGAGGCCCTGTATCCAAGTCAGCTCACAAGAAGGTCAAGGTGACCCAGAAGGGCTTCTGGCCaagatctttaaattttttttttttttttagtttttgacttTCCACAAAGGCCAAGTAAGTGACTTCAGGACGTGACGTTCCAGAAAAAAactggagagaggagaaaagtccCCCTTGGTTGGGGAGATATAGCAAAGGCACACAGAGGGCGAGATCTTCGAGCGTCGCATGGTCGAAAGACCCCTGTGCTGGTGACCTACATGGGCCTGCCTGGTGGGTGCTGGCCTGCAGGAGATGtcaacagagagacagaatgaatgttcctggagggcagggactaAATCAACACTAGTGTTGGAAAATCTCCAGCATGTGGGCCTGGAAAATGTTCTTACAGCAAAACAGAGTTTTCCTGGCGGCTGCTATTCCTTCCACAACCTGCCCGAGAGGGCGGAGACTGAAGTCACCAGGCAAGGGGTCTGGCTGCCCTGCCTAGCCTGGGGCTCTACCCCAATTAGTTAGATTGTTTCAGTGTTGAATTATTGAAATAGAACATTGTACTAGAACGTTCTGTCTGGGGATAATCGTGTCTTGCAAAGATGATGTGCCAACATGCTGTTGAAGCTGAGGGTTCAGAGCCTTGAGTAACTCGGTCTGGGGCCTCTCTGCCAGTCACTTCCGAAGGGACTTTGGTTCGTGACGGCAAACAAGAGAAGACAAATAGGACACTAAAGAGGAAAGCTTCCTTCAAAGTCATGTTAGCCACCTGACTCTTGATGCCCTGAGAGGCTGGGCCTTGTGTTCTGTATCACCTGGGATCCCTTACCTGCTGGCTTCTGGTTGAGTTTGGCCAGTGGAAGCACCAGGAGGAGACTGGAGAGAAATGTCGGGGTTTTtccactctgctcctgctctgccGGTAGCTGCAGcctctattttgttcttttgctccTTCAAAGCTGCCGTTGCTAGGCTCCAGGGGTCTTGCCTCTGTGAACAGTCTCTCCGGGAAAGGCGCTCCTTTGAGCCCTGTGCAGGGTCTGCGGGATCCTGCGTGCGGGATCCTGCCAGACACAGGCCGACCTCCTCCTGGTGAGAACATGTTTCTCGAGGGAAGAAGTAAATTTCACACTATCGGCATTATCGCTGGGCTCGCGTCTTCCTGACTCTTAACTTCTCCCTGTGGGAGAGGACCTTTCAGATCGCTCTGGAAAAGGCAGAGCAGTGGGCGGGGGCAAAGGGGTGGGCTGTGCAGGGAGGCATTTGCAGCAGCGAGTGGCAGGGCTGTGAGCTGGGCACTGGGCAGGGGCACAATGCGGGGAAGGGAGGCCGGGGATCACAGACATCGCAGGGGCCTGAGGTCCAGCAGGCGGCCTCCAGGTGACGCTAACTTCAGGGTCTGCCTGAGCTCCTGGCTACCGAAGCAGCCCGGCTGGGCAGGTGGGGATAGAAGGGGGTAAAACTGGCTTCCTGCCCGATGGTGCTTTGTTCAACTCCTTCCTGAGCACAGTCTTGCACTGCCCTTAGTTGGTCTCTAACATCCAGGGTGGCAAAAGCTGACATGTTGCAAGGAGCTTTCGGGCTTTCTTTACACGGAGGCAGAGGAGCTCTCGGAGGGCGCAAGAGAATGGGAGCCAGTCCTTTCTGATTAGGGATGGCAGGGCTTTGTGCAAACCCggagacaaaacaaaaggaatattAGAGGAGCTGAAACCATAGAAAAGAGCGcgtttatattttctctctacAAAATTGACAACTGGAGGGAAGTACAAGTTTGAGGAGTTAGAAGTATCTGTGTGCCTGATGGTAAGATTTTGCTCTGGAGCAGTGTGCAGTAGGAGACAGGAAAAATCTTTACCCCATGGTCTAGACATTTTCTGTCTCGACATCCTTcgttattttttttatagatgtaaaaaaaatggTGATCTTCTATCCACAAATTCTGTTCTACCTGGTAGAACAGAAACCTACCAAAAACCTGGCAGGATGTCAGAATTTTgtacaagagaagaaaaatattcaagaaacaaaTTGCATACAGCTCTTTATCAAGAGAAGAATATAGACCGTTGATTTGTTTTGGAAACACATCATGCCATGCACATTACAAGTTCAGAACTGTGTCACTGATATACCAACAGTTTACAGCCCATAAAAAGCTAACCTGGTTCAAAATGCTGATTAAGTTTCTACAagcattgtttccattttgtttccattttacatttaCGTGTTGGCACGAACGGTTtgtaaacaaaaaacatttctgACCACCTTCATTGTATTCACCTTCTTACCtccatggggctcacactcaatGGTCTCACCGAAAATACACAGAATTCCAAGAcactccctccccagcctgggaGGCTCATGGCTCTTCTCATTCCTTCTATCCTTTCCTGGTGGCTTGGTTTAAATAGGAACTTCAGTTCCACCCTGTGTCACCCTGGTGCTGTCTTCCAACAGGAGGCATTCGTCAAGAAAATATCGCCTAGGAAAGGTCAAGGAAATATCCCCTTCCGAGGGGGATGGGTGGATACTGAGGTGTCGCCTCCATGGCCAGAGATAGAAAAGGTCAAGGTAGAGTTGAAGGAATGGTCAAGGTAGAGTTGACATTCGTATTGCCTGAACGCCATAGGCTCTGCCCGGGGTATCTCCCCATCCCTAACAGCCTGCTGGTCCTGCCCGTTAGCCCACATAATCAGATAAATTAGCATGGAGAATTCTGTATCCACTCCTGGGACGTGACTTTTAGCTTTAGTTTAGCCCATGGTTTGGGGTTGTGCTAAAACCAGAACTGTCTCAGAAATAGCGGTCATCAGTGCCAGTCTCCAGGTTCTAGCTCCTTCTCAACACCTGAATACTATGATGGTGCCCCGCCAGTGCTGAGGCCCACGGACAGAGTCAAGGACAAACTACAGTGATATTTTCCAAGTTATGTCGAACGGTTTCACACCTGCCAATTCTTTCCCAAGTCTGCCCAAGCCCATTTTCCAGCCAAAAGATCAAAAGGAAACCTTTCCaacttttcaaagttttattgagatgttgAGGAGAAACAGCCAACATATACATTCCTCATTTCGTCACGATTGGCATTTTACCCACACGATAGGTTCTTCTCTGGCTGTCGTCCTCTCGTCGCTGCCTGGCATTGTGTGAAGTCCACCAGGACAGAGCCCGCGGGTGGCATCACAAGTGGGAGCGGTAATGGCGATTggctgggagggaaggacagGTTTACAACAGGGACCCCAGTTAGAACACCCCCATTCATCCTCTTCCCGCCTCAGTGCCTGGAACGGGGCTGGAAATGAAATTCTCAGGCTGAGATTCTGGGTCCTGGAAAAGCTAACTGGATCCAAGAAGGAGGGCCCATGGGGCAAGTCCCTCATGTTTGATCACTCCCTTGCTTCTCTCTTACTCACAGTCATCTCCCCGTTTTCTACTCTTCAGACTGCCCTTCCGGTATTTTCTTTTGCTGCCACCTCTCTTGACTCCCTTGTGAGGAGCTCGGTTCTTGCCCCTCCTCATGCCATGACTCTTGAATTTGCGGCTGGTCGACATTGTAACTTCTGCCAAAATGAGGGGCTTTGCAAGACCCGGAGGCCAGGAGTCTGGGTATTTAAGGCCTTAGCCATTGTGACCCTGAAGGGGTGTGGCTTGACAGGTGGGTGGGGCTCCCCGGTGATGTCCCTGGCCTTTGTTACACTTCGGTCATACATGAGAAATAAGGTGGCCCCTCTAATGCAGCTCTAGACTGTCCTCAATTTTGAGgccttttttaatattaaataaggtTTCCCAGACAGGTATCATTGAGCAACTAAGTTTCAGCTCTGCGCCAGGCATCTGGGGAGTACAAGAGACCATTAAAATAGGTATTtcctggaggcgcctgggtggctcagtctgttaagctccTACTACTCTTGATTTAGACGCAGGTCATAATCTGaccatttgtgagttggagtcccgtgtggggctctgtgctgacagcctgcttgggattctctctctccctttctctctgctcctcgtgctctctctctcaaaaataaataaataaccctaaaAAAAATAGGCATCTCCTGCCAGTAGGAATTTAATGGCTGttgagtgtgtgcacatgcatgtgtgtttaAGTCTCTCACAGCATTGGAACATCACAAATGTACTTCCGTAAGGACGTGACTCCGGGAAACCCAATTCAACATGAGCAAAACATAAATACTTCTCTTTCTTCTAACTGTGACACTATGGGCTGAGTACTTTTGTAGGACTGTCCTGTACATTGTAGGATGTCTGGCAGCATTCTTGGCCTCAACCCGTAGATGCCAGCAGcggtgacaaccaaaaatatttccaaacattgcctcggggggaggggcacaacCACCCTGTGTGGAGAACCATTGGCTTAGCCATTTCAGAAAATTCAGTCATCAAATATTTGTGATCAGATAGTATGTAAGATGGTTATGGATAAAACCAGACAGACTCTTGTTTTCATGGCAGCTTTCAGCCTCATCAGGGAGAAAGCCATCAGAAATCTGCACAAATCAGTAAATAATTACTTCCCAGCATGGTGCAGGATAATTACATCAGACACGGTGGAGGATGTggttggagagagaggcagaggccagacTAGGCTCCAGTGCATTGGGAAGCCACGGAAAAATGTTTAAGAGGGTGATGTGAGATTAGAGGCTGCTGGGTAGAGGCTGGATTGGTGGGGAGGTAGCGTGACTAGAGGTCACACCATAGTAATGGTTCAGGAGAGAGAAATACTTGATGCTTAGGCCTGGGCCAGAAAGGGTGCTGATCAGGATGTATAGATGTAGACAGGAGATACAGACTTGGTGATGGATGGATTGGCTTTGGTTGGTGAG comes from the Acinonyx jubatus isolate Ajub_Pintada_27869175 chromosome C1, VMU_Ajub_asm_v1.0, whole genome shotgun sequence genome and includes:
- the TNP1 gene encoding spermatid nuclear transition protein 1 → MSTSRKFKSHGMRRGKNRAPHKGVKRGGSKRKYRKGSLKSRKRGDDSNRHYRSHL